The Hyphomicrobium sp. MC1 genome window below encodes:
- a CDS encoding SOS response-associated peptidase, protein MCARYSLISSPEAVRAFFDVPAVDDFPPRYNIAPTQPVLIARNDLKGVPELRLVRWGLIPSWVRDPAALRAPLINARAETAAEKPAFRGALRHRRCLIPATGFYEWSGKRSARQPHLIRLKDHDLFALAGLWEDWLGADGSEIETVTILTTAANADMAPIHDRMPVIITAENFERWLDCRSGTAEHILDLMMPFAAGLLTTTPVNPALNDVRAEGPDLQTPAVFGLLL, encoded by the coding sequence GTGTGCGCGCGCTACAGTCTGATATCTTCACCGGAGGCTGTACGCGCGTTCTTCGATGTACCGGCCGTTGACGATTTCCCGCCGCGCTACAACATCGCGCCGACGCAACCCGTTCTGATTGCACGCAACGATCTCAAGGGCGTTCCCGAGCTTCGGCTGGTGCGCTGGGGTCTGATCCCGTCATGGGTACGCGACCCGGCGGCATTGCGTGCGCCATTGATCAACGCCCGTGCTGAGACGGCGGCCGAAAAACCGGCCTTTCGCGGCGCGCTGCGCCATCGCCGCTGTCTCATTCCGGCGACCGGCTTCTACGAGTGGAGCGGCAAGCGATCGGCGCGGCAGCCGCATCTTATCCGTCTGAAAGACCACGATCTTTTTGCCTTGGCCGGATTGTGGGAAGACTGGCTCGGTGCCGACGGCAGCGAGATCGAGACGGTGACGATCCTGACGACCGCTGCAAACGCCGATATGGCGCCCATCCATGACCGCATGCCTGTGATCATCACGGCAGAAAACTTCGAGCGCTGGCTCGACTGCCGCTCGGGCACGGCTGAGCATATCCTCGACCTGATGATGCCTTTCGCCGCCGGGCTCCTCACGACCACGCCCGTCAACCCCGCACTTAATGATGTTCGCGCCGAAGGCCCCGACCTTCAGACACCAGCGGTCTTTGGTCTGCTGCTTTAA
- a CDS encoding crotonase/enoyl-CoA hydratase family protein, whose amino-acid sequence MTAEIAIWRDGPIQILRIARPEKKNALTGAMYGKLADAIEAGDADDTIAAHILTGSGGVFTAGNDIGDFLATARGTGGLDKNVVRFIRLLPVVKKPLIAAVDGNAIGIGTTLLFHCDLVYAAPDATFATPFLDLGVVPEAASSLLMPARMGYTRAFAMLALGDPLSADDALAAGFVNAIVPASDLEATALAAAKRLSAKPPEALAIARRLMRGDPEIILARMDEEVAAFRERLRSPEAVEAFTAFFEKRPPNFRKTE is encoded by the coding sequence ATGACAGCAGAAATCGCAATCTGGCGCGATGGCCCCATCCAGATTCTCCGCATCGCTCGACCCGAGAAGAAAAACGCGCTGACCGGCGCCATGTACGGCAAGCTAGCCGATGCCATCGAAGCGGGAGACGCGGACGATACGATTGCCGCGCACATTCTCACCGGCTCGGGCGGCGTATTCACGGCTGGCAATGACATCGGCGACTTTCTTGCCACCGCACGCGGCACCGGTGGCCTCGACAAGAATGTCGTGCGCTTCATCCGCCTATTGCCGGTCGTCAAGAAGCCGCTGATCGCCGCCGTCGATGGCAACGCCATTGGCATCGGCACGACGCTGCTGTTCCATTGCGATCTTGTCTACGCCGCGCCGGACGCGACGTTCGCCACTCCGTTTCTTGATCTCGGTGTGGTGCCCGAAGCCGCCTCAAGCCTGCTGATGCCGGCCCGTATGGGCTACACGCGGGCCTTCGCCATGTTGGCGCTCGGCGATCCGTTGTCGGCTGACGATGCACTCGCTGCCGGTTTCGTCAACGCCATCGTGCCTGCGAGCGATCTTGAAGCCACCGCACTCGCCGCCGCCAAGCGGCTCTCCGCCAAACCGCCGGAAGCGCTCGCCATTGCGCGCCGCTTGATGCGTGGCGACCCCGAGATAATTCTCGCCCGCATGGACGAAGAGGTTGCGGCCTTCCGCGAACGCCTCCGCTCGCCTGAAGCCGTCGAAGCTTTCACGGCCTTTTTCGAGAAACGCCCGCCGAATTTCCGTAAAACCGAATAA
- a CDS encoding LysE family translocator, which yields MLSYIPNPLIIPVGLIVGMLIAAPVGPVNVLCIQRAIERGFWGGIAAGIGSVTGDALIALCAGLGVGSISGVVETHRAVIQVVGGIALVAFGMRLYFSAPRLKLDTDGSSARLKDFVWDIPQTFFLTITNPGAVLGLFAVFGGISTFVEVYSTIDVLLLVAAIASGSMLWWVALSNLIGRYRHHIDLRMLNRINRIAGLLLAIFGAVLIAEVIWKAGRF from the coding sequence TTGCTGAGTTACATCCCCAATCCGCTCATCATTCCGGTCGGCCTGATTGTCGGAATGCTCATTGCGGCCCCGGTCGGCCCTGTCAACGTTCTGTGCATCCAGCGGGCGATCGAACGCGGCTTTTGGGGCGGCATAGCGGCCGGCATCGGCTCGGTGACGGGCGACGCTTTGATCGCGTTGTGCGCTGGCCTGGGTGTTGGCTCAATATCAGGCGTCGTCGAAACGCATCGCGCCGTGATCCAGGTGGTCGGCGGCATCGCGCTGGTGGCGTTCGGGATGCGTCTTTATTTCAGCGCTCCGCGTCTCAAACTGGACACCGATGGTTCTTCTGCCCGTTTGAAGGATTTTGTCTGGGACATCCCGCAGACCTTCTTTCTGACGATCACCAATCCGGGCGCCGTCCTCGGGCTTTTTGCGGTTTTCGGAGGCATCAGCACATTCGTCGAAGTTTACTCGACGATCGATGTGCTTCTTCTGGTAGCGGCTATTGCCAGTGGCAGCATGCTGTGGTGGGTCGCGCTCTCGAACCTGATCGGGCGCTACCGTCACCACATCGATCTGCGCATGCTCAACCGCATCAACCGGATCGCGGGCCTGCTGCTCGCGATCTTCGGTGCGGTGCTGATCGCTGAAGTCATCTGGAAGGCTGGACGCTTCTGA
- a CDS encoding exodeoxyribonuclease VII small subunit yields the protein MTTTTKPAPAKSFADIKEMTFERALKELEVIVGKLERGDVELEESIEIYERGEALRDHCDRLLKAAEAKVEKLTLGADGTPSGTAPLDKNGDAPF from the coding sequence ATGACGACGACGACCAAACCGGCTCCGGCAAAAAGCTTTGCTGACATCAAGGAGATGACCTTCGAACGCGCCTTGAAGGAGCTGGAGGTCATTGTCGGCAAGCTTGAACGCGGCGACGTCGAGCTTGAAGAAAGCATTGAAATTTATGAGCGCGGCGAAGCATTGCGCGACCATTGCGACAGACTGCTGAAAGCGGCTGAAGCCAAAGTCGAAAAACTGACGCTTGGCGCTGACGGCACGCCGTCAGGCACTGCCCCACTCGACAAGAACGGCGATGCGCCATTTTGA
- a CDS encoding acyl-CoA dehydrogenase: MTYQAPLDDIVFALETVAGLSDMGARGLYPGLDRETIIAVIQEAGNFGAEVLAPLNAIGDRIGSKLIDGKVTTPPGFAEAYQAFVAGGWSTLPCSEAYGGQDLPEIAATPVGEIWNAANVSFGLCPLLTQGAIHAIEAGGSDALKAKYLPKMVAGEWTGTMNLTEPHAGSDLSPLSTRAVPQGDGTYRITGTKIFITWGEHGMAENIIHLVLARLPDAPAGTRGISLFLVPKFLVGDDGSLGERNDVICAGVEHKLGIMASPTCVMKFGENGGAIGYLVGEENRGLANMFVMMNAARLGVGAQGVGVAESATQHAVTYAKERLQGKSFAAKDPGSMSPIIEHADVRRMLLTMKSLTQAARMLCYATAKELDVANRATDEKERVAARNRAVLLTPLAKAFSTDIANEVASLGVQVHGGMGFVEETGAAQFLRDARILPIYEGTNGIQAIDLVTRKLTLDGGSAMTSLLGELGAIIAAVRAAKRGEFGHMTQRLMEGLSALQTATLWMAQMLPGNQEKALASATPFLRLMSLVTGGTYLAKGALAKDAASPYIVIARFFAENILTEARGLSDAVQHGADAVLVDAHGAVFA, translated from the coding sequence ATGACCTATCAGGCTCCCCTAGACGACATTGTCTTTGCCCTTGAGACGGTGGCGGGCCTCAGCGATATGGGCGCTCGCGGCCTCTATCCGGGGCTTGACCGCGAAACGATAATCGCCGTCATCCAAGAGGCAGGAAATTTCGGCGCCGAGGTCCTAGCACCTTTGAACGCAATAGGCGACCGTATCGGCTCCAAGCTCATTGACGGAAAGGTGACAACCCCTCCGGGCTTTGCCGAGGCCTACCAAGCGTTCGTCGCGGGCGGCTGGAGCACGCTGCCATGCTCGGAGGCATACGGCGGCCAGGATTTGCCCGAAATCGCTGCCACACCTGTCGGCGAAATTTGGAACGCTGCGAATGTGTCTTTCGGTCTCTGCCCGCTTCTGACGCAGGGCGCCATTCATGCCATTGAAGCGGGCGGAAGCGACGCGCTGAAAGCGAAATATCTCCCCAAAATGGTGGCGGGCGAATGGACCGGCACCATGAACCTGACCGAGCCGCACGCGGGCTCCGATCTGAGCCCGCTCTCGACGCGTGCAGTGCCGCAAGGCGATGGAACATACCGTATAACCGGCACGAAGATTTTCATCACCTGGGGTGAGCATGGGATGGCTGAGAACATCATCCATCTCGTCCTAGCGCGGCTGCCCGATGCGCCGGCCGGAACGCGCGGCATCTCGCTGTTTCTCGTCCCTAAGTTTCTTGTGGGTGACGACGGCTCGCTCGGCGAGCGCAACGATGTCATCTGTGCCGGTGTCGAACATAAGCTCGGCATCATGGCAAGCCCGACCTGTGTCATGAAGTTCGGCGAGAACGGCGGCGCGATCGGATACCTCGTCGGCGAAGAAAACCGCGGCCTCGCGAACATGTTCGTGATGATGAACGCCGCCCGGCTCGGTGTCGGCGCGCAAGGCGTGGGCGTTGCGGAAAGCGCGACGCAGCACGCTGTCACCTACGCCAAGGAACGTCTTCAGGGCAAAAGCTTCGCGGCCAAAGATCCCGGCAGCATGAGCCCGATTATCGAGCACGCCGATGTGCGCCGCATGCTGCTGACGATGAAATCTCTGACGCAGGCCGCCCGCATGCTCTGTTACGCGACCGCCAAGGAACTCGACGTCGCCAATCGTGCGACAGATGAAAAAGAGCGTGTCGCAGCCCGCAATCGCGCCGTTCTGCTGACGCCGCTCGCAAAAGCCTTCTCTACCGATATTGCCAACGAGGTCGCTTCTCTCGGCGTTCAAGTGCATGGCGGCATGGGCTTCGTCGAAGAGACGGGGGCTGCGCAATTCCTGCGTGACGCGCGAATCCTGCCGATCTACGAAGGCACGAACGGCATCCAGGCCATCGACCTCGTCACGCGCAAGCTGACGCTCGACGGCGGCTCTGCGATGACGAGCCTGCTCGGGGAACTCGGCGCCATTATCGCCGCAGTGCGCGCTGCAAAACGCGGCGAGTTCGGTCACATGACGCAGCGCTTGATGGAAGGCTTGAGTGCACTTCAAACGGCCACCCTCTGGATGGCGCAAATGCTTCCCGGTAATCAAGAAAAGGCGCTGGCGTCCGCGACGCCCTTTCTGCGGCTCATGAGCCTCGTCACGGGCGGCACATACCTCGCGAAGGGTGCCCTCGCGAAAGACGCTGCATCGCCCTACATCGTAATCGCGCGGTTCTTCGCCGAAAATATTCTGACCGAAGCCCGCGGTCTGTCTGATGCCGTGCAACACGGCGCAGATGCCGTGCTGGTCGATGCGCATGGAGCGGTGTTCGCATGA
- a CDS encoding TlyA family RNA methyltransferase, with protein MTDGPVMRLDQMLVTRGLAPSRARAQDLIKRGFVSVGGAVCNKPAFDVKDDLAIAVASDAPGYVSRGAEKLSAALARFGFDPTDRVALDIGASTGGFTEVLLEQGAQRVYAVDVGTSQLHARLKDDPRVISLENIDARALTPNEITESVSAVVVDVSFISVTKVLGTVLPFASRGAWAVILVKPQFEVGRDNVGSGGIVRDEAARLGALASVREWLATQPGWTVVGDMPSPILGGSGNAEFLLGARYDG; from the coding sequence TTGACTGACGGCCCGGTGATGCGCCTCGATCAGATGCTGGTGACCCGCGGACTCGCGCCGTCGCGCGCCCGCGCTCAGGACCTTATAAAGCGCGGCTTCGTCTCGGTCGGCGGCGCTGTTTGCAACAAACCGGCCTTCGACGTGAAAGACGATCTCGCCATCGCCGTTGCCTCGGATGCGCCGGGCTACGTTTCGCGCGGCGCGGAAAAGCTCTCTGCCGCGCTCGCGCGCTTCGGCTTCGATCCCACGGATCGCGTTGCGCTCGATATCGGCGCTTCGACCGGGGGCTTCACCGAGGTGCTTCTGGAACAGGGGGCGCAGCGCGTTTATGCCGTCGACGTCGGCACCAGTCAGCTGCACGCGCGCCTGAAAGACGATCCACGCGTCATTTCACTCGAAAATATCGATGCGCGTGCGCTGACGCCAAACGAAATAACAGAGAGCGTTTCCGCCGTCGTGGTCGATGTCAGCTTCATATCCGTCACGAAGGTTTTGGGCACTGTTTTGCCGTTCGCTTCACGCGGAGCTTGGGCTGTGATCCTCGTAAAGCCGCAGTTCGAAGTCGGCCGCGATAACGTCGGCAGCGGCGGCATCGTACGCGATGAAGCCGCGCGTCTGGGCGCGCTGGCCAGCGTCCGCGAATGGCTCGCCACACAACCCGGCTGGACGGTCGTCGGCGATATGCCGTCGCCCATTCTCGGTGGTTCCGGCAACGCCGAATTCCTGCTCGGAGCGCGCTACGATGGCTGA
- a CDS encoding NAD(P)-dependent oxidoreductase: protein MAALKGKTLFITGASRGIGLAIAKRAARDGANIAIAAKTVDPNPKLEGTIHSAAKEIEAEGGSALALECDIRNEGDVERAVAQTVERFGGIDICVNNASAISLTPIEKTEIKRFDLMFAVNTRGTFLTSKICLPHLKRAENPHILTLSPPLDMHPKWFSGHVAYSIAKYGMSLCVLGLADELKPNGIAVNALWPRTTIATAAVQNILGGDKLMRMSRTPEIVADAAHLVFNQPAKTFTGNFLIDDTFLYDVGGVTDFGSYRVDKSVPLAPDFFVPADSKPPPGVQIARLSELTS, encoded by the coding sequence ATGGCGGCACTCAAGGGCAAGACTCTCTTCATTACGGGCGCGAGCCGCGGCATCGGATTGGCCATCGCGAAAAGAGCGGCCCGCGACGGCGCCAACATCGCCATCGCCGCCAAGACGGTCGATCCCAATCCCAAGCTCGAAGGCACGATTCATTCGGCTGCAAAAGAGATCGAAGCGGAGGGCGGATCGGCGCTCGCGCTCGAATGCGATATTCGCAACGAAGGGGATGTCGAACGCGCCGTGGCGCAAACGGTTGAACGTTTCGGCGGTATCGACATTTGCGTCAACAACGCCAGCGCCATATCGCTGACGCCGATTGAAAAGACCGAGATCAAGCGTTTCGATCTGATGTTCGCAGTAAACACGCGCGGCACGTTTCTAACCTCTAAGATCTGCCTGCCGCATCTGAAGCGTGCCGAAAATCCGCACATTCTCACATTGTCGCCGCCGCTCGATATGCATCCCAAATGGTTCTCGGGCCACGTCGCGTATTCGATTGCCAAATACGGCATGAGCCTTTGCGTGCTCGGTCTCGCCGACGAATTGAAACCCAATGGCATTGCCGTCAACGCCCTCTGGCCGCGTACGACCATTGCTACGGCTGCCGTGCAGAATATTCTCGGCGGCGATAAGCTCATGCGCATGAGCCGGACGCCAGAGATCGTGGCCGACGCGGCCCACCTTGTTTTTAACCAACCGGCGAAGACGTTCACCGGAAACTTTCTGATCGACGATACGTTTCTTTATGATGTGGGCGGCGTCACAGACTTTGGATCCTATCGCGTCGACAAATCGGTGCCGCTGGCGCCGGACTTCTTCGTTCCTGCAGACAGTAAACCCCCGCCCGGCGTGCAGATCGCGCGACTGTCGGAATTGACCTCATAA
- a CDS encoding TIGR02301 family protein, giving the protein MLDARVKRHCRKLCQYLVMLMLALSAVGGQAFAASDSKPYDDRLMRLSEILGAIHYLRELCGANEGQYWRDRMHDLMNAEGSTALRRAKLTRAFNQGYRSYSRTYNTCSPSAQTAITRFLSEGSELSDGMLKAFPN; this is encoded by the coding sequence GTGCTGGACGCCCGCGTGAAACGCCACTGCCGCAAGCTCTGCCAATACCTTGTTATGCTGATGCTGGCGCTGTCAGCAGTCGGCGGGCAAGCATTCGCAGCATCCGACAGCAAGCCCTATGACGACCGCCTGATGCGGCTTTCCGAAATTCTTGGCGCCATTCACTATCTTCGCGAGCTCTGCGGTGCCAACGAAGGCCAATACTGGCGCGACCGCATGCATGACTTGATGAATGCCGAAGGCTCGACGGCCCTGCGACGCGCGAAACTCACGCGTGCCTTCAACCAGGGGTATCGCAGCTACAGCCGAACCTACAATACCTGCAGTCCGTCGGCACAAACGGCCATCACGCGTTTTCTGTCGGAAGGGTCTGAGCTTTCGGATGGGATGCTGAAAGCTTTCCCCAACTAA
- the dxs gene encoding 1-deoxy-D-xylulose-5-phosphate synthase: MSKTPLLDKIATPHELRQLSEDQLPQLAAELRDEMIDAVSVTGGHLGAGLGVIELTVALHWVFNTPDDRLIWDVGHQAYPHKILTGRRDRIRTLRQPGGLAGFTNREESVYDPFGAGHSSTSISAALGMAVARDLTGKSNNVVAVIGDGAMSAGMAYEAINNAGARNERLIVVLNDNDMSIAPPTGALSAYLARVTSSGTYVHLRDYAKQLAKMLPKAWERRAARVEEYTRHLWQGGAWFEELGFYYVGPIDGHNFEQLLPVLKNVRDLEQGPILVHVVTQKGKGYAPAEASPDKYHGVNKFNVVTGAQDKPKPNAPSYTKVFADSLIAEARKDKRVVAITAAMPSGTGLDYFGKEFPDRTFDVGIAEQHAVTFAAGLAAEGYKPFTAIYSTFLQRAYDQVVHDVAIQKLPVRFAIDRAGLVGADGATHAGSFDVAYLACLPDFVIMAAADEAELVHMVATQAQIDDRPSALRYPRGEGVGVELPAEGIPLEIGKGRIVRQGSKVALLSLGTRLAECLKAADQLASFGLSTTVADARFAKPLDEALIRDLATNHEVLVTVEEGSIGGFGSHVLQFLSNEGLLDRGLRVRPKVLPDVFIDHGKPEAMYEAARLNASGIVETVFAALGRADMLSERA; this comes from the coding sequence GTGAGCAAGACACCATTACTCGATAAAATTGCGACGCCGCACGAATTGCGTCAGTTGTCGGAAGATCAGCTGCCTCAGCTTGCGGCCGAGCTTCGCGACGAGATGATTGACGCCGTTTCGGTAACGGGCGGCCATCTTGGTGCGGGCCTTGGCGTCATCGAATTGACCGTGGCGTTGCACTGGGTCTTCAACACCCCGGACGATCGTCTGATCTGGGACGTCGGCCATCAGGCTTATCCCCATAAAATTTTGACCGGCCGCCGCGACCGGATTCGCACCTTGCGCCAGCCCGGCGGTTTGGCGGGGTTCACCAATCGCGAGGAGAGCGTCTACGATCCTTTCGGCGCCGGGCACTCGTCCACATCCATTTCCGCAGCGCTCGGCATGGCCGTGGCGCGCGACCTGACTGGCAAGTCGAACAACGTCGTCGCCGTCATCGGTGATGGCGCGATGAGCGCAGGCATGGCCTATGAAGCGATCAACAATGCCGGTGCTCGCAACGAACGGCTGATCGTCGTCCTTAATGACAACGATATGTCGATTGCGCCGCCCACGGGCGCGCTCTCGGCGTATCTCGCACGTGTGACGTCGAGCGGTACTTACGTCCACCTTCGCGACTACGCCAAGCAGCTCGCCAAGATGCTGCCGAAAGCATGGGAGCGCCGCGCCGCGCGCGTTGAAGAATATACGCGTCATCTGTGGCAGGGCGGGGCTTGGTTCGAAGAACTCGGCTTTTATTACGTCGGCCCAATCGACGGTCACAACTTCGAGCAGCTTCTGCCCGTTCTGAAGAACGTCCGTGATCTGGAGCAGGGGCCGATCCTCGTCCACGTCGTCACGCAGAAGGGCAAGGGCTACGCACCAGCCGAAGCGTCGCCGGATAAATATCACGGCGTGAATAAGTTCAACGTCGTGACGGGTGCGCAGGACAAGCCGAAGCCGAATGCGCCGAGCTATACGAAGGTGTTTGCCGATAGCCTGATTGCTGAAGCGCGAAAGGATAAGCGCGTCGTCGCGATCACCGCCGCGATGCCGTCCGGTACGGGGCTTGACTATTTTGGCAAGGAATTTCCCGATCGCACGTTCGATGTCGGCATCGCTGAGCAGCATGCCGTCACGTTCGCGGCAGGACTCGCGGCGGAGGGTTATAAGCCTTTCACGGCAATCTACTCGACCTTCCTGCAGCGCGCCTACGATCAGGTCGTGCACGACGTCGCCATTCAGAAGCTGCCGGTCCGCTTCGCAATTGACCGCGCTGGTCTCGTCGGCGCCGACGGCGCAACGCATGCCGGATCATTCGACGTCGCCTATCTCGCCTGCCTTCCGGATTTCGTCATCATGGCGGCGGCCGACGAAGCCGAACTCGTCCACATGGTCGCGACCCAAGCACAGATCGACGACCGCCCGAGCGCGCTGCGCTATCCGCGCGGCGAGGGCGTCGGCGTAGAGCTTCCGGCCGAAGGCATTCCGCTCGAAATCGGCAAGGGCCGTATCGTGCGGCAAGGCTCGAAGGTCGCGTTGCTTTCACTTGGCACCCGGCTCGCGGAGTGTCTGAAGGCGGCCGATCAGCTTGCGAGCTTCGGCCTGTCCACGACGGTCGCCGACGCACGCTTTGCAAAACCGCTGGACGAGGCCCTCATTCGCGACCTCGCGACTAATCACGAAGTCCTGGTGACCGTGGAAGAAGGTTCCATCGGCGGCTTCGGCAGCCACGTTCTGCAGTTTCTCTCAAATGAGGGCTTGCTGGATCGCGGGCTTCGCGTCCGTCCCAAAGTTTTGCCCGATGTCTTCATCGACCATGGCAAACCCGAAGCCATGTACGAAGCCGCACGGCTTAATGCCTCAGGCATCGTCGAGACGGTCTTTGCTGCCCTTGGCCGCGCAGACATGCTAAGCGAGCGGGCATGA
- a CDS encoding DoxX family protein has translation MHALVSLAARVLLSAIFVTAGINKVSGYAQTQAYMESHGLPGNLLPLVIALEVIGGLAVLLGVFSRYAGLALAAFCLAAAAVFHSNFADQAQMTNFMKNVCMAGGFLLLFANGSGRYAIRPD, from the coding sequence ATGCATGCGCTCGTCAGCTTGGCCGCACGGGTACTTTTGTCTGCTATTTTCGTCACTGCAGGTATCAACAAGGTTTCCGGCTACGCGCAGACGCAGGCCTACATGGAATCGCACGGCTTGCCGGGAAACTTGCTGCCGCTCGTCATCGCACTTGAGGTCATCGGCGGCCTTGCCGTGCTGTTAGGTGTCTTCTCTCGTTATGCCGGTTTGGCGCTTGCCGCGTTTTGCTTGGCAGCCGCAGCCGTTTTTCACAGCAACTTCGCCGACCAGGCCCAGATGACGAACTTCATGAAGAACGTCTGCATGGCCGGCGGCTTCCTGCTGCTGTTCGCGAACGGCTCCGGCCGCTACGCCATCCGGCCCGACTGA
- a CDS encoding L-threonylcarbamoyladenylate synthase produces MLGRIVPANKEWIAEAGQMIRAGALVAFPTETVYGLGADATNGEAVARIFEAKGRPIFNPLIVHVLGLEQALIIGVLSPAARRLIEAFWPGPLTLVVPRTETTDVSQLVSAGLPTVALRSPDHPVARALLAEAHRPLAAPSANRSGHVSATRAEHVAADIGGKAALILDDGPTKLGLESTVVSLVDGAPVLLRPGAITAEAIEEVIGERLIRREEAGDHLTSPGQLASHYAPRARLRLNAYEWKPSEAVMAFGAISEQPARAFVNISEGGDLIEAAANLFATLRTLDASGADSIAVTPIPQNGLGEAINDRLRRAAAPREHL; encoded by the coding sequence ATGCTGGGCAGGATCGTACCCGCCAACAAAGAATGGATTGCCGAAGCCGGACAAATGATCCGAGCGGGTGCGCTCGTCGCATTTCCGACTGAAACCGTGTACGGACTCGGTGCCGACGCAACCAATGGTGAAGCGGTCGCTCGCATTTTCGAAGCCAAGGGCCGGCCGATTTTCAATCCGCTTATCGTACATGTTCTCGGACTGGAGCAGGCACTCATCATCGGCGTGCTTTCGCCCGCTGCGCGTCGTCTGATAGAAGCGTTCTGGCCCGGTCCTTTGACGCTCGTGGTGCCGCGCACCGAGACGACGGACGTCAGTCAGCTCGTCTCGGCAGGACTTCCGACCGTTGCACTGCGGTCTCCTGATCATCCGGTTGCACGCGCGCTTCTCGCGGAAGCCCATCGTCCGCTGGCGGCCCCGTCCGCCAATCGCTCGGGGCACGTCAGCGCGACACGCGCCGAGCATGTTGCGGCCGACATCGGCGGCAAGGCCGCGCTCATTCTTGATGACGGCCCGACGAAACTCGGGCTCGAGTCAACGGTGGTCAGTCTTGTCGACGGTGCCCCGGTGCTGTTGCGTCCCGGCGCCATCACCGCGGAAGCAATTGAAGAAGTTATCGGAGAGCGCCTGATACGGCGCGAAGAAGCAGGCGATCATCTCACATCGCCTGGGCAGCTTGCGAGCCACTATGCGCCACGCGCGCGCTTGCGTCTGAATGCCTATGAGTGGAAACCGAGCGAAGCAGTGATGGCGTTCGGTGCGATCTCGGAGCAACCGGCACGCGCCTTCGTCAACATCAGCGAGGGCGGCGACTTGATCGAGGCGGCGGCAAATCTTTTTGCGACGCTGCGTACGCTCGATGCTTCCGGGGCGGACTCCATCGCGGTAACGCCTATTCCGCAGAACGGCCTCGGAGAAGCGATCAACGACCGGTTGCGGCGGGCGGCAGCGCCTCGTGAGCACCTCTAG
- a CDS encoding histone deacetylase family protein, whose protein sequence is MTTVLITHPAFLEHDTGEHHPERPDRMRAIDKALSASVFDDLFHRDAPLREDDKTYIAMTHGPAHLADVTAAIEHIDGGARHVDSDTIASAGTWEAARRAVGAGLDAVDLVMEGKVTNAFCQVRPPGHHAESNRAMGFCFFNNIAIAAHYARAKYGAERVAVVDFDVHHGNGTQEIFWSDKDLFYGSTHQMPLFPGTGALNETGVGNIFNAPLRSGDGREAFEEAFRSRILTPLHNFSPDVLLISAGFDAHQRDPLAGLELVEEDFRWATEALAEMARRHAKGRIVSMLEGGYDLKGLALSTAAHVKALLDADV, encoded by the coding sequence ATGACGACGGTCCTGATCACCCATCCGGCTTTTCTGGAACACGATACCGGCGAGCATCATCCCGAGCGGCCGGACCGGATGCGGGCGATCGACAAGGCGCTTTCCGCTTCAGTCTTCGACGATCTTTTTCATCGCGACGCACCGCTGCGTGAGGATGACAAAACCTATATCGCAATGACGCACGGGCCAGCGCACCTCGCTGACGTGACAGCCGCTATCGAGCACATTGATGGCGGGGCGCGCCATGTCGATTCCGATACCATCGCGTCTGCCGGCACCTGGGAGGCCGCGCGCCGCGCCGTCGGCGCTGGTCTCGATGCAGTCGATCTCGTCATGGAAGGCAAAGTCACGAACGCCTTCTGTCAGGTCCGTCCGCCCGGCCATCACGCCGAGAGCAATCGCGCGATGGGCTTCTGTTTTTTCAATAACATCGCGATCGCAGCGCATTATGCTCGCGCGAAGTACGGCGCCGAGCGTGTCGCCGTCGTGGATTTCGACGTCCATCACGGTAACGGTACGCAGGAAATTTTCTGGTCCGACAAAGACCTGTTCTACGGCTCGACGCATCAGATGCCGCTCTTCCCGGGTACGGGTGCGTTGAACGAGACCGGCGTCGGCAATATATTCAACGCGCCGCTGCGCTCCGGCGACGGGCGCGAGGCATTCGAAGAGGCGTTCCGTAGCCGCATTCTGACGCCTCTTCACAATTTCAGCCCCGATGTGCTGCTGATCTCCGCAGGCTTCGATGCGCATCAGCGCGATCCGCTTGCCGGGCTCGAACTTGTCGAGGAGGATTTCCGCTGGGCGACTGAAGCGCTCGCGGAGATGGCGCGGCGCCACGCAAAAGGGCGAATCGTGTCGATGCTCGAAGGCGGGTACGATCTGAAGGGGCTTGCCCTATCGACCGCCGCCCACGTAAAGGCATTGCTGGACGCAGACGTCTGA